The genome window GTAAGAGCAGAGATACCGAAGCCAGGCAGTATTTCCTTCGAGGACAGGGTAACCAAGAGTGTGCCCTATGAGTGGGGTTATGGCTCCACACGCCGCACCGCCGGGCTCAGGGACGCCTTATTCTGGAAAGCGGCGGTGACCAAGGAGTGGATAAACGTAGCTGCCGGGATAGGTAAGTGCAGTTTCCGCGAAGGGCAGAAAATCAAGGTTGACATGGACAGGGCGAGGCTGGTGACCCGGGCCTACAGGGAGACGGAGGGGCAGCCGTGGGCCGTCCGCAGGGCGAGGGCGGTGGAGATGATGTGTGAGGAGATGCCCATCTTCATCAAGCCCGGTGAGCTTATTGTGGGCGACGCCAACGGGGCGCCGGACGAGATAAGATGGTACCCCGAAGCCAGTGTGTGGTTTATGCCTGAGGCGGTTACCACCGGCGGTTTCTCCGAGATGGTGACCGAGGAGGAGAAGAAGGAGATCATCGAGGACATCTGCGAGTACTGGAAGGGAAGGTGCGTGCGGGATCGGATATATGAAGAGATGCCCAGCTTCTTGAAGCCGATAGTAAGTAGCGATCCGACTGCCACTAGCGTTTGCCCCCAGACCTGGGAGGAGAGCCGCGCCCTACCCGGGTACGACTATGAGACGCTCTACAACGAAGGGCTGCAGGCGAGGATTGACAAGGTGGAGGCCAAGCTGAAGGAGCTGGAAGATAGAATAGCGGAGATGGACCCTGCGGAGTACCTGGAGAGGAAGCATGAGTGGCAAGCCATGGCTATATGCGGCAGGGCCATAATCCGCTATGCCCGGAGACACGCCGAGCTGGCCAGAGAGCAGGCCAAGGCAGAGAAAGACGGGGCCCGCAAGGAGGAGCTGGAGGAGCTGGCCGACATCCTGGACTGGGTCCCGGCAAACCCGCCACGAACCTTCCACGAAGCCCTTCAATTCATGTGGATAATCGAGATCGTGGGGCACTTCATGACGATATGCGGGAATGGATGCGGGGTCAGGATTGACCGGGTATGGTGGCCATACTACGAAGCCGACATGAAGGCGGGACGTATCACCAGGGAGAAGGCGCTGGAACTGGTGGAGTGTCTGTGGATCAAGGCTCAGGACATAGGGTCCCCCCCGGAGTGGCCTCCGATCTTCAGTGCCACCTCCGGCTTCGATGTAGGCTGGGCGCCTAACATCTGCGGATCTGATGAAAACGGCAAGGATGCATCCAACGATTTAAGCTGCATCGCCCTGGAAGCGCTGGCCAACCTCCACATCAATCAGCCCCCTATTTGCCTGCTCTACCACCGCGATATCTCGCCCGATGTAATGGAAAGGGCCCTTGACCTTATCCGGACGGGCTCGGGTCAGCCCTCGTTGCACAGTCAGGACATGCTGGAGAAGTGGTGCTATACCAGGGGCTGGTCTACTGAGGATGCCAAGAAGGTGCAGTTAGGGTGCTGCGTCAACCCCCACATCCGCGGCAGGGCGGTAACTGCATCGGGTATTGCCACTATGGGGGCCATATTCGCTGTCAAGCTGCTGTCAGAGGTCCTGGGATTGTTCGAAACCCCTGATGTACCCGGCAAGCCTGAACTCAAGGACCCGCGGCAGATGACATCTGCCGATGAGCTACTGGATGCCTTCTGTGAGCGGCTGTTGTTCTATATTGATATAGGGGTGCACTCCTGGAACCTGGGGCAGCAGATAGTCATAGAGTACAGCCCTGACCCGTGCAACTCCTTCCTCCTGGATGAGGCCGTGGAGAGGGGAGTCGACCTGACCAAGCTTCACAAGGAGCACGATACCTGGCCATTTATGGTCTTTTTAGGAGGGATCAACGTGGCTGACTCCCTGTCGGCCATTCAGAAGCTGGTCTTTGATGATGGGAAGTACACCATGGATGAGCTGATC of Dehalococcoidia bacterium contains these proteins:
- a CDS encoding pyruvate formate lyase family protein, which encodes MAQKLKVRAEIPKPGSISFEDRVTKSVPYEWGYGSTRRTAGLRDALFWKAAVTKEWINVAAGIGKCSFREGQKIKVDMDRARLVTRAYRETEGQPWAVRRARAVEMMCEEMPIFIKPGELIVGDANGAPDEIRWYPEASVWFMPEAVTTGGFSEMVTEEEKKEIIEDICEYWKGRCVRDRIYEEMPSFLKPIVSSDPTATSVCPQTWEESRALPGYDYETLYNEGLQARIDKVEAKLKELEDRIAEMDPAEYLERKHEWQAMAICGRAIIRYARRHAELAREQAKAEKDGARKEELEELADILDWVPANPPRTFHEALQFMWIIEIVGHFMTICGNGCGVRIDRVWWPYYEADMKAGRITREKALELVECLWIKAQDIGSPPEWPPIFSATSGFDVGWAPNICGSDENGKDASNDLSCIALEALANLHINQPPICLLYHRDISPDVMERALDLIRTGSGQPSLHSQDMLEKWCYTRGWSTEDAKKVQLGCCVNPHIRGRAVTASGIATMGAIFAVKLLSEVLGLFETPDVPGKPELKDPRQMTSADELLDAFCERLLFYIDIGVHSWNLGQQIVIEYSPDPCNSFLLDEAVERGVDLTKLHKEHDTWPFMVFLGGINVADSLSAIQKLVFDDGKYTMDELIEALRANWEGYEEMRQDFLNAPKYGNDDDYADEWAVKTLTRTHGTLRQVKDAWGWPVTIDGSTAAAFQSTGLMCGATPDGRLAGTALADGTVSPMAGADKNGPTAVLNSVGKIPYMHSQLLNQRFMPQLVEGENKKLFAEYIREWHEKGTIPHVQFNVWDSGTLRDAQEHPEKYTDLQVRVAGYSAFWIDLSKETQDSIIVRTEQSLGC